DNA sequence from the Streptomyces sp. CA-210063 genome:
CCAGCACGGCGTACGCGGCGAGCGGCTTGGTGACCGAGGCCAGCGCGAACCGCCGCCCGAGGGGGCCGTGGGTCCCGAGGAGGGTGCCGTCCGCCCGTACGACGGCCGCGGCGGCGGTGGGAACGGGCCAGTTCTCGATCAGGGCGAGGCTCTGCAGAGGCATGCTCACGAGCGTAAGCGGCTCAGAGGTGCAGCCGCATCGAGGGGTCCGGCTTGCGCACGAAGCCCAGCGAGGCGTAGAGCGGCTCGGCCTCGGGGGAGGCGTTCAGGTCGACCTGCGCGGCACCCCGGTCGCGGAACCAGTCGAGGAGCGTCTCCATGCAGGCACGGGCGTAGCCCCGGCGGCGGGCGTCCGGGTCGGTGGCCACGCTGAAGACGTATCCGATCGCGCCGTGCGGATTCCCGGCCCTGCCGATGCGGTACTCGATCGTCCCGGCCACCAGCGCGGCGAGCGCGCCCGGCCGCTCCGGATGGTCGACGACGAAGGCCGCGAACTCCCCGTCGGAATCGGCGAGTCGGCGGCGTACCGTGGGCAGGGACTCGGCGTGCCAGTCCGTGGAACCGCCCGTGCTCGCCATGGAGTCGATCATCACCTGGCGCAGCCGGAGCACTTCCGCCGCGTCCTCGGCCGTGGCACGTCGTACGAGACCCATGATCGGCACGGTAGTCAGCCGGGCCCCTCGTGTCGCGGGAATTCCCGTCCCCGGAATTCACCGGAATCCGCTTGCTTGGAGTGCACTCCAAGGTTTTAGCGTGGTGGTCATGACGGTGATGGAGACCACGAGTACGACGAGTGCCACGAGTACTGCCAGTACCGACAGTTGTGCCGGTCCGCCGCGGCAGCCCCGGCGGCCGGACGGGCAGGACCGGTACACGATCAGCGAGGTCGTCGTCCTCACCGGTCTCACGGCACACACCCTGCGCTGGTACGAGCGGATCGGGCTGATGCCGCACATCGACCGCTCCCACACCGGCCAGCGCCGCTACCGCAACCGTGACCTCGACTGGCTCGACCTCGTCGGCAAGCTCCGGCTCACCGGCATGCCGGTCGCCGACATGGTCCGGTACGCGGAACTGGTGCGCGAGGGCGACCACACCTACACCGAGCGCTTCGAACTCCTGAAGTCGACCAGGCAGGACGTCCTGTCCCGGATCGCCGAGCTCCAGGACACCCTGAACGTGCTCGACCGGAAGATCAATTTCTATGCTGACGCCGGGCAGGCCCTGGCGTCGGAGAGGGCCTCATGACGGACGGCAGGATCGCGAAGGCACGACTGGGCGGCGACGGACCGGAGGTCGGCGTACAGGGCCTCGGCTGTATGGGCATGAGCTTCGCGTACGGCCCCTCGGACGCGGAGGAGTCGAGGGCCACCCTGGAGCGGGCGCTGGAACTGGGCGTCACCCTCTACGACACGGCCCAGGCGTACGGTGCCGGCGAGAACGAGAAGTTCCTCTCGCCCTTCGTCAAGGCACACCGCGACGACCTCGTCATCGCCACCAAGTTCGGTCTGGGCATCGACCCCGACGACCCGACCAAGCGGATCATCCGCAACGACGAGCCGTACATCCGCGAGGCCGTCGAGTCGAGCCTGCGCCGCCTCGACGTCGACGTGATCGACCTCTACTACATGCACCGCCGGGACGTGAACGTCCCCATCGAGGAGACCGTCGGCGTCATGGCCGACCTCGTCCGCGAGGGCAAGGTCAAGCAGTTGGGCCTCAGCGAGGTCACGGCCACCGAACTCCGCGCCGCCCACGCCGTGCACCCCATCGCCGCCCTCCAGTCCGAGTGGTCCCTCTTCAGCCGCGACATCGAGGCCCACGTGGTCCCCACGGCCCGCGACCTCGGCGTCACCCTCGTCGCCTACTCGCCCCTCGGCCGAGGCTTCCTCACCGGCTCCTTCGCCAAGGCCGAGGACCTCACCCCCGACGACTTCCGCCGCCAGCAGCCCCGCTTCACGGGCGACAACGCCGCCGCCAACGCGGCCCTGCTGGACCCGATCCGCAAGGTCGCCGACGCCCATGGCGCCTCCCTCGGCCAGATCGCCCTGGCCTGGGTCCACCAACAGTCCGCCCTGCACGCTCTCTCGGTCGTCCCCATCCCCGGCACCCGCAAGCCGACCAGGGTGGAGGAGAACGCGGCGGCCACCAGGATCACCCTGGGCGAGGAGGACATGGCACTCCTGGAACCGATCGCGGCAAGGGTGACGGGCGACCGCTACGCGGACATGGCGTTCACGTCGGCAGGCAGGGAGTAGCGCCGCGTTCTCAGGCGGGGTTGCGGTGGGGGTTTTGGCGCGTTCTCAGACGGGGGTGCGGCGTGTGTCGAGGCGGGCGTTGCGGCGCGTTTCAAGCGGGGAGTGCCGCAGCGCTTTCGGGGGCGCGGGGAACTGCGCGACAAGCCACGACGCACCCGCAGCCGGCAAACAACCTCACCCGGCAGACGCCGGACGGACGCTGGACCGACGCTAGAGCTCAGCCAACAACTCCGCCTTCTTCGCACTGAACTCCTCATCGGTCACCAGCCCCGCCTCATGCAACTCCCCAAGATGCCGGATCCGGTCGGCGATGTCGGCCGGATCCCGCCGCGGCCCGGCACCGCCCAGTGCCCCCGCACCCACAGGCCCCGCGGAGCGCACCGCCGCCAACACGGCCGCGGCGAACGGCAGTGACTCGTGCACCGGCCCATACCCCAACCCGAACACGACAGCGGCCGGATCATGATCCGGCTGAGGCGGCGCCTGCTCGCCGGAGCCATCCCGCCGCAGCAACCGCAGATACCCCTCGAACACCTCCGGCGACCGCCACTCGACCCCACTCAGCGCACTCACCGGAAACGTCTGGTCCCCGGCCTTCCACTTCGCCGACGACGCCCCGGTCCAGAACCACCGGAACGACACGGACCGCCCGTCGAACGAAGCCTTCCCGTCGTACGCCTTGAACTGCAACGGCACCTCGGGCGGCGCCACCAGAAACCGCTCGGCGGGCCCGGACACGGTCAACCGCGCCCGCAGTTCGTCGGCGTAGTACTCCGCGAGTGTCTCCCGCTCGGCCGGCAGCACCAGCCGATACGGGTCGGAACTTTCCTTGAGCTGGTCCGCCGCCGCCTCCATCAGCGGATCGGCGCCCGGTCGCGGCACGGCACGCAGTACAACCGTGCCCCGCTTACCCGGCGCAAGTGTCACCCCCGCGATCGCCTCCAGCGGGATACGCCGCTCGCCGAGCGCAGCGAACAGCTTCGGCGTGCGAATCCCCCGTTCGAAGCGGATGAGCACGGAGTCGGACTCGAACTCCCAGGCGGCATGAAATCCGGCCAGTACGTCACCCATGCGGCTCATCGTATGCGCGCGACGCGGCGAAGTCCCGACCGAGGCGAACCGCACTTTTTGCACTCCTCTACGCGCGTCAGGCTTCCACGCTGTCGGACAGACCCGTCAGACACGCGTCGGCTTCCGGCGCACAGCGCACCGACTCGTACGCGCCGATGCCGATTTCGGCGAAGTTGCGCAGGCTGTCGGTCCCCGGCTCGAAATAGCCGCTGTGCCCCCCGGCGTCGGCCGCCGACAGGATGCGTGCCCCGAACTCCGCGGAGACCGGGTCGGCGCCGTGGCCGAGCCCGCCGACCTCCAGATAGGGCACGTCCTGGACCCAGTCGTCGGCGTCCCGCATGGCCCACACCCGGGCCGACGTACGCAGCTGACCGACCGTCTCGGCGCGCATACCGGGGCTGCCCGCGACCGCGATGTCGGTGACCCGCGACGGCAGCGAGTGCGCGGCGACCCCGCACACCACCGAGCCGTAGCTGTGGCACGCCAGCGCGACGGTGGAACTCCCGGGCAGGCTCCGCACCAGCGCGCTCAGCCGGACCGCGCCCTGCTCGGCGCGGAGCGCGGTGGCCGAGTCGAGGCCGAGGCCGTCGGGCGCGGTGTAGTCGGCCCAGGCGATCACGGCCGTACGCGTCCCGGGGCTCGCCGCGCGCTCCGCCTTGTAGAGCGACTTGGCCATGCCGGCGGGCGCGGAGTACCGGCGGTTGGTGCGCTGGAAGTTGAGGACGTTGGTGTCGACGCCGGGGACGACGACCGAGACACGCTCGGCCTTGTCGAGGCTGCCGAAGACCTCGGCGACCCGGCCGGTGCCCTCGGGGTCGAAGGCGAGGATCTTGCGGGTCTTCACGGCCAGCATGTCGAAGCGGTGCATCCGGCGGCCGGCCTCGTACTGGCCGGTCTCGGAGAGCCGCTCGTCGTGCATGCGCCCCCGTTCACGCTTGCTCTGCTGCTTCAGCGCGATGCGGTTGGCGCGGTAGCGCAGGTTGACGGGGGCGCCGTGCATGTTGCCGACCGCGAGCGGATAGCGGTGGGCGAGCCGGGTGCGCTGCCGTGCGGTGAGCGAGGCGAAGAAGGCGGCCAGGCGGTGCGGGGACGATTCGGCGTCCGGCAGGTCGCGGCCGTCGAGGGCTCCGCGCTGCCACGCGGAGAGCGACGCCCGCAGCGGCGACTCGTCGCGATGGCTGCGGATCGCGGTCCAGCCGGTGGTCGCCAGCATCACGAAAACCACGGCCAGCGCCAGCAGTGCGCGCCAGACGTTCAGTTGCGGGGAGGAGTCGAAGGAAGTCACTGAAAGGACACACTAAGAGAACGGAAGGGTCTCGCGTTAACCGAGTGAGAGGGATCACGTTTCGATCACGCCCGTTCTGTGCAGTGCGCAGAGAAGGTCCCGAAGGTGTCGTTCCCTATGCGTTTCGGCCAGTACGCCACTTCTCGGCCAGCGACGGTCGTACGGCGTCCAGGTGTGTGGCGGTCAGTTCGCGCATCGTCTCCATACTGAGGTCGCCACCCAGGGCCCACAGGCGTTCGGTGACCCGCATCACGCCGCCGAAGACGGCCACCGCCACACGCGGCCGGGGGTCGGTGTCCATGTCGAGCCCCTCGCGCTCGGCGATGATCCGCTCCATCTCCCGGGCCACCTCGTCCGAGCGGCGCAGATGCGCGGCCAGCAGCGCGGGTGTCGACTCGATCATGCCGTAGGCGCGCAGGAAGAGATCGACGGGAACGACCTGGTGGACGGCCTCGCCGATGGCGTCCCAGCCCTCCAGGAGGGCGTTGCGCATCGCCTCCAGCGGGGCCTCGTGCGTCGGCCGGGCGCGCACGGCCCCGAGGAAGTACTCCTGTGTGAGGTCGATGACCGCGAGGGCGGCCTCCTCCTTGCCCGCGAAGTACCGGAAGAAGGTGCGCTGCGAGACGTCGACGGCCTCGGCGATCTCGTCGACCGTCGTCGCCTCGTACCCCTGGGTCGTGAACAGTTCCAGGGCTGCCCGCAGCAGCGCGTCATGGGTGCGCTGCTTCTTCCGCTCGCGCAGCCCCGGCCGCTCCTCCGTCGCCGCCGTCGTAGCCGTGGCCGCCGTCTCCATGAACCCTCGTCTCCACCCGCCCCTGCGGCGAGTGACGTGACAGTTACCGACTTGTGAACTGGTTTGTCAACTGTCAGTCGCTGACATTAGCCTCGCACGTATGACTAGTCAGACCACTGTCGACAAGACGGGACCGGGGGACAAGGCGCCAGTCGTCCCGTCGGACCCGACGACGAACCAGGGCCGGGGCCTGCGCGGCCATCCCTGGTTCACCCTCCTCACCGTGGCCGTCGGCGTCATGATGGTCGCCCTCGACGGCACCATCGTGGCGATCGCCAACCCGGCCATCGCCAAGGACCTGGGCGCCACCTGGGCCGATGTCCAGTGGATCACCAACGCGTACTTCCTCGCCCTCGCCGTCACCCTCATCACCGCCGGGAAGCTGGGCGACCGCTTCGGCCACCGGCAGACCTTCCTCATAGGCGTGGTCGGCTTCGCCGCCGCCTCCGGGGCCATCGGACTGTCGGACTCGGTCGCCTTCGTGGTGATCTTCCGTGTCTTCCAGGGCCTCTTCGGCGCGCTGCTGATGCCGGCCGCGCTCGGCCTGCTCCGCGCCACCTTCCCCGCCGAGAAGCTGAACATGGCGATCGGCATCTGGGGCATGGTCATCGGCGCCTCCACCGCGGGCGGCCCGATCCTCGGCGGCTTCCTCGTCGAGAACGTCAGCTGGCAGTCCGTGTTCTGGATCAACGTCCCGGTCGGCGTCCTCGCCGTGGCCCTGGGCGCCTGGATCCTGCTGGACCACCGTGCCGAGAACGCCCCGCGCTCCTTCGACGTGCTGGGTATCGGCCTGCTGTCCGGAGCCATGTTCTGCCTGGTGTGGGCGCTCATCAAGGCCCCCGAGTGGGGCTGGGGCGACGCCCAGACATGGACCTTCCTGGTCGTCTCCATCGTCGGCTTCGCCCTCTTCGCCCTCTGGGAGAAGAAGGTCAAGGAGCCGCTGATCCCGCTGGCCCTCTTCCGTTCCGTACCCCTGTCCGCCGGTGTCGTCCTGATGGTCCTGATGGCCATCGCCTTCATGGGCGGCCTGTTCTTCGTGACGTTCTATCTGCAGAACGTGCACGGCATGAGCCCCATCGACGCGGGTCTGCACCTCCTCCCGCTCACCGGCATGATGATCGTCGGCTCGCCGCTGGCCGGCGCGTTGATCACCAAGGCCGGACCGCGCATCCCGCTGGCCGGCGGCATGGCCCTCACCGCGATCGCGATGTACGGCATGTCGACGCTGGAGACCGACACCGGCAGCGCCGTGATGTCCCTCTGGTTCGCGCTCCTCGGCCTCGGCCTCGCCCCGGTGATGGTCGGTGCCACCGAGGTCATCGTCGGCAACGCGCCCCTGGAGCTGTCCGGTGTCGCCGGCGGTCTCCAGCAGGCCGCGATGCAGATCGGCGGCAGCCTCGGTACGGCCGTCCTGGGCGCCGTGATGACGTCCAAGGTGGACAGCGACTTCGCGGGCAACTGGGCGGACGCGGGCCTCCCGCCGCTCGACGAGGCCCAGCTCGCCCAGGCCAAGCAGGCCGTCCAGCAGGGCGCCGCGCCGGTGGCCGAGGGCACTCCGGCGGAGATCGCCGCGAAGATCACCACGGTCGCGCACGACACGTTCATCTCCGGCATGAGCCTGGCGTCCCTCGTCGCCGCCGGGGTGGCCGCGATCGCCGTCCTCGTCGCGTTCCTGACCAAGCGCGGCGAGAACGCCGAGGCGGGTGCCGGAGCGGCGCACATCTAACAGCTCCACCGCTGCTTCAGGCGCGGGTTTCGGCCCGTGTTCGCCTATCAGGGTGACAACGCTGAAGATCGCTTCCACCCGGTACGCGCCGCAGGTGACAGTGGGTCAAGTCCTCCGCACGGCATGGTCGTCGACGGCGGAGTGACCCGGGGGGTCTGCGGCGCGCTGCCGGAGGGGGGCAGCGCGCACAGACAGTTCCGCCCACACTCCCCGGTTTCAACCACTCCGCAGGGGTACCCGCCGTTCTGTACGCGAACTGACCGCGAGGTTCAGGGAGTTGTTGACGATGGCGGGCTTCGGACACGGTACGCGCAGGCACCCCCGGTCACGTGGCCGGACGTGGTCACGGACCGGGCCGGATCGCGCGACCCTCGGGATCATCGGAGTCATCTGCGCGATCGCGGGCTTCTTCGTTCTGGGCATCATTCTCGGCCCCATCGCGATCCTCTGCGGCTGGCTGGCGATGAACCGAACCTGGTCCGGCGCCCGCCCCGTCCCCGCCGTCATCGCGGTCGTTCTCGGCGCCATCGACACCGTCCTGGCCATCATCTGGCTGGCGGGCACAGCCACTCCGGGGACCGGATTCTTCTGATCCCGGTGGAGTGAGGGAAAAGGGCAGGGGCCGTCGACGGAAGTCGGCGGCCCCTTTTCCGCGTTGGCCGAGGGGCGGCGGGCCTGCTTTTCAGGGGCGCGGGGAACTGCGCGAGCAACCCCCACGGACCGTCAGCCGCGAACCCACCCAGCCCCCCACGGTCATCGGCGCTGCTCAGGCACCCCTTCGACAGCCCGCAACGACGCAACCTCCGCCCGCAACAACCGAACCTCCTGAGCCAGTTCCGCTATCGCTGCGGTCTGCCGCCGCTCCTCCGCGTCGTCCTTCTCGAACCGCGCTATGAACCACGCCGCGATATTCGCCGTCACCACACCCAGCAACGCGATCCCCGACAGCATCAGCCCCACGGCCAGCACCCGCCCCAGCCCGGTCGTCGGCGCGTGGTCCCCGTACCCCACCGTCGTCATCGTCGTGAACGACCACCACACCGCGTCGCCCAACGTGTCGATGTTCCCCTCGGGGGAGTCCCGCTCCACGGACAGCACCGCCAGCGACCCGAACATCAACAGCCCGATCACCGACCCGCCGACATACGTCGTGAGCCGTATCTGCGACGCCATCCGCGCCCGCTGCCCGACCAGCAGCAACGTCGCCACCAGCCGCAGCAGCCGCAGCGGCTGGATCATCGGCAGTATCACCGCGCACAGGTCCAGCCAGCGCGACCGTACGAACTCCCAGCGCCGCTCGGCGAGGAGCAGCCGGATGACGTAGTCGACCGCGAACGCGGCCCAGACACCCCATTCGACGACCTCGCACCACCACTTCACCTCGGCGCTCGCGTCCGGCCGCACGATCGGCACGGCGTACGCGACGGCGAACGCCGCGGCCAGGCAGAACAGGGGCCGCTGTGTGTGCTGTTCCCAACGCGCCTGCGCCGAGTCCGATCGCTGCTTCATGCCCGCATCGTAGAAAACGTGAAGGGGTGGTGAACCCGCAGGTTCACCACCCCTTGACAGCGCTGCCCGCGCTGTGCGGCCGTGGCAGGCGCCCCCGACAGCGGCGCAGCCGCTCCCAAGGGGCGCGGGGGACTGCGCGATCAGCCCCCACGGCCCGCAGCGTTGGGACGGCCTAGCCGGCGCAGCGTCTACGCGTCGCCGCCGGCCGCTCCCGGGTCCGCCGCCGACACGTCGAGCAGCTGGTAGCGGTCGATCGCCTGCTTCAGCAGTGAGCGGTCGACCTTGCCCTCGCGGGCCAGTTCGGTCAGCACCGCGACCACGATCGACTGGGCGTCGATGTGGAAGAAGCGCCGGGCCGCGCCCCGGGTGTCCGCGAAGCCGAAGCCGTCCGCGCCCAGCGACTGGTACGTGCCCGGCACCCACCGCGAGATCTGGTCCGGCACCGACCGCATCCAGTCGGAGACGGCCACGAACGGACCCTCGGAGCCGCTCAGCTTCCGCGTCACGTACGGGGCCTGCTGCTCCTCCTCGGGGTGCAGCAGATTGTGCCGCTCCACCTCGACCGCCTCGCGGCGCAGCTCGTTCCAGGACGTCGCCGACCAGACGTCCGCCTTCACGTTCCAGTCGGCGGCCAGGATCCGCTGCGCCTCGACCGCCCACGGCACCGCGACACCGGAGGCGATGATCTGCGCGGGGATCGCGCCCGACTCGCCGGCCCCGATGCGGTGGATGCCCTTGAGGATGCCCTCGACGTCCACGTCCGCCGGCTCGGCCGGGTGCTGGATCGGCTCGTTGTAGACGGTGAGGTAGTAGAAGACGTCCTCGCCCGGCTTGCCGTCGGCGGTCTCCCCGTACATCCGGCGCAGACCGTCCCTCACGATGTGCGCGATCTCGTACCCGTACGCCGGGTCGTACGCGACACAGCCCGGGTTCGTCGAGGCGAGCAGCTGCGAGTGCCCGTCCGCGTGCTGGAGACCCTCACCGGTCAGCGTCGTACGGCCGGCGGTCGCACCGAGGACGAACCCGCGCGCCAGCTGGTCGGACATCTGCCAGAACTGGTCACCGGTGCGCTGGAAACCGAACATCGAGTAGAAGACGTAGACCGGGATGAGCGGCTCGCCGTGCGTCGCGTACGCCGAACCGGCCGCGATCAGCGAGGCCGTGCAGCCCGCCTCGGAGATGCCGTCGTGCAGCATCTGCCCGGTCGGCGACTCCTTGTACGCGAGCAGCAGATCGCGGTCGACCGCCTCGTACTGCTGGCCGAGCGGGTTGTAGATCTTCGCGCTCGGGAAGAACGAGTCCATGCCGAAGGTGCGGTACTCGTCGGGCGCGATCAGCACGAACCGCCTGCCGATCTCCTTGTCCCGCATGAGGTCCTTCAGCAGCCGTACGAACGCCATGGTCGTGGCGATCGACTGCTGACCGGAGCCCTTCTTCACACTCGCGTACGTCTTGTCCTCGGGCAGGGCCAGCGGCTTGGCGCGCACGACACGCGTCGGGACGTACCCGCCGAGCCCCTTGCGGCGGTCGTGCATGTACTGGATCTCCTCCGAGTCCCGCCCCGGGTGGTAGTACGGCGGCGCGCCGGACTCCAGCTCCTTGTCGGAGATGGGCAGGTGGAGGCGGTCGCGGAAGCCCTTGAGGTCGGCGACCGTCAGTTTCTTCATCTGGTGCGTGGCGTTGCGGCCCTCGAAGTTCGGGCCCAGCGTCCAGCCCTTGACCGTCTTCGCCAGGATGACCGTCGGCTGGCCCTTGTGCTCGTGGGCCGCCTTGTACGCCGCGTAGATCTTGCGGTGGTCGTGACCGCCGCGGCCCAGGT
Encoded proteins:
- a CDS encoding GNAT family N-acetyltransferase, encoding MGLVRRATAEDAAEVLRLRQVMIDSMASTGGSTDWHAESLPTVRRRLADSDGEFAAFVVDHPERPGALAALVAGTIEYRIGRAGNPHGAIGYVFSVATDPDARRRGYARACMETLLDWFRDRGAAQVDLNASPEAEPLYASLGFVRKPDPSMRLHL
- a CDS encoding MerR family transcriptional regulator — translated: MTVMETTSTTSATSTASTDSCAGPPRQPRRPDGQDRYTISEVVVLTGLTAHTLRWYERIGLMPHIDRSHTGQRRYRNRDLDWLDLVGKLRLTGMPVADMVRYAELVREGDHTYTERFELLKSTRQDVLSRIAELQDTLNVLDRKINFYADAGQALASERAS
- a CDS encoding aldo/keto reductase, whose amino-acid sequence is MTDGRIAKARLGGDGPEVGVQGLGCMGMSFAYGPSDAEESRATLERALELGVTLYDTAQAYGAGENEKFLSPFVKAHRDDLVIATKFGLGIDPDDPTKRIIRNDEPYIREAVESSLRRLDVDVIDLYYMHRRDVNVPIEETVGVMADLVREGKVKQLGLSEVTATELRAAHAVHPIAALQSEWSLFSRDIEAHVVPTARDLGVTLVAYSPLGRGFLTGSFAKAEDLTPDDFRRQQPRFTGDNAAANAALLDPIRKVADAHGASLGQIALAWVHQQSALHALSVVPIPGTRKPTRVEENAAATRITLGEEDMALLEPIAARVTGDRYADMAFTSAGRE
- a CDS encoding DUF4429 domain-containing protein, whose amino-acid sequence is MGDVLAGFHAAWEFESDSVLIRFERGIRTPKLFAALGERRIPLEAIAGVTLAPGKRGTVVLRAVPRPGADPLMEAAADQLKESSDPYRLVLPAERETLAEYYADELRARLTVSGPAERFLVAPPEVPLQFKAYDGKASFDGRSVSFRWFWTGASSAKWKAGDQTFPVSALSGVEWRSPEVFEGYLRLLRRDGSGEQAPPQPDHDPAAVVFGLGYGPVHESLPFAAAVLAAVRSAGPVGAGALGGAGPRRDPADIADRIRHLGELHEAGLVTDEEFSAKKAELLAEL
- a CDS encoding alpha/beta hydrolase family protein, whose translation is MTSFDSSPQLNVWRALLALAVVFVMLATTGWTAIRSHRDESPLRASLSAWQRGALDGRDLPDAESSPHRLAAFFASLTARQRTRLAHRYPLAVGNMHGAPVNLRYRANRIALKQQSKRERGRMHDERLSETGQYEAGRRMHRFDMLAVKTRKILAFDPEGTGRVAEVFGSLDKAERVSVVVPGVDTNVLNFQRTNRRYSAPAGMAKSLYKAERAASPGTRTAVIAWADYTAPDGLGLDSATALRAEQGAVRLSALVRSLPGSSTVALACHSYGSVVCGVAAHSLPSRVTDIAVAGSPGMRAETVGQLRTSARVWAMRDADDWVQDVPYLEVGGLGHGADPVSAEFGARILSAADAGGHSGYFEPGTDSLRNFAEIGIGAYESVRCAPEADACLTGLSDSVEA
- a CDS encoding TetR/AcrR family transcriptional regulator, with the protein product METAATATTAATEERPGLRERKKQRTHDALLRAALELFTTQGYEATTVDEIAEAVDVSQRTFFRYFAGKEEAALAVIDLTQEYFLGAVRARPTHEAPLEAMRNALLEGWDAIGEAVHQVVPVDLFLRAYGMIESTPALLAAHLRRSDEVAREMERIIAEREGLDMDTDPRPRVAVAVFGGVMRVTERLWALGGDLSMETMRELTATHLDAVRPSLAEKWRTGRNA
- a CDS encoding small hydrophobic protein encodes the protein MAGFGHGTRRHPRSRGRTWSRTGPDRATLGIIGVICAIAGFFVLGIILGPIAILCGWLAMNRTWSGARPVPAVIAVVLGAIDTVLAIIWLAGTATPGTGFF
- a CDS encoding potassium channel family protein: MKQRSDSAQARWEQHTQRPLFCLAAAFAVAYAVPIVRPDASAEVKWWCEVVEWGVWAAFAVDYVIRLLLAERRWEFVRSRWLDLCAVILPMIQPLRLLRLVATLLLVGQRARMASQIRLTTYVGGSVIGLLMFGSLAVLSVERDSPEGNIDTLGDAVWWSFTTMTTVGYGDHAPTTGLGRVLAVGLMLSGIALLGVVTANIAAWFIARFEKDDAEERRQTAAIAELAQEVRLLRAEVASLRAVEGVPEQRR
- the aceE gene encoding pyruvate dehydrogenase (acetyl-transferring), homodimeric type, with product MASGSDRNPIIIGGLPSQVPDFDPEETQEWLDSLDAAVDQRGRERARYLMLRLIERAREKRVAVPEMRSTDYINTIPTKSEPFFPGNEEIERKILNATRWNAAVMVSRAQRPGIGVGGHIATFASSASLYDVGFNHFFRGKDEGDGGDQIFFQGHASPGIYARAFLLDRLGEPQLDAFRQEKSKAPYGLSSYPHPRLMPDFWEFPTVSMGLGPLGAIFQARMNRYMEARGIADTSKSHVWAFLGDGEMDEPESLGQLTIAAREGLDNLTFVVNCNLQRLDGPVRGNGKVIQELESVFRGAGWNVIKLVWDRTWDPLLAQDRDGVLVNRMNTTPDGQFQTYATETGAYIRDHFFGDDQRLRAMVENMTDDQILHLGRGGHDHRKIYAAYKAAHEHKGQPTVILAKTVKGWTLGPNFEGRNATHQMKKLTVADLKGFRDRLHLPISDKELESGAPPYYHPGRDSEEIQYMHDRRKGLGGYVPTRVVRAKPLALPEDKTYASVKKGSGQQSIATTMAFVRLLKDLMRDKEIGRRFVLIAPDEYRTFGMDSFFPSAKIYNPLGQQYEAVDRDLLLAYKESPTGQMLHDGISEAGCTASLIAAGSAYATHGEPLIPVYVFYSMFGFQRTGDQFWQMSDQLARGFVLGATAGRTTLTGEGLQHADGHSQLLASTNPGCVAYDPAYGYEIAHIVRDGLRRMYGETADGKPGEDVFYYLTVYNEPIQHPAEPADVDVEGILKGIHRIGAGESGAIPAQIIASGVAVPWAVEAQRILAADWNVKADVWSATSWNELRREAVEVERHNLLHPEEEQQAPYVTRKLSGSEGPFVAVSDWMRSVPDQISRWVPGTYQSLGADGFGFADTRGAARRFFHIDAQSIVVAVLTELAREGKVDRSLLKQAIDRYQLLDVSAADPGAAGGDA